The proteins below are encoded in one region of Thermococcus peptonophilus:
- a CDS encoding phosphoenolpyruvate carboxykinase (GTP) produces MNALERLEKLLDKEQFEKIKAIDNPELHEFLADWIEWLEPDKVFVCTDSPEDEQYVRWKALYYGEEKMLETPNHTVHFDNYYDQARDKANTAILLPGGKKLPYINTKDREEGLKEIRELMKGIMKGKELFVCFFVLGPKNSIFTIPAVQLTDSAYVAHSEFILYRKGYEEFKRLGRSAHFFRFVHSAGELDERKTSKNIDKRRIYIDLEDETVYSVNTQYGGNTIGLKKLAFRLTIKRAVEEGWLSEHMFLMRVNGPHGRKTYFTGAYPSMCGKTSTAMIPWENIVGDDLTFILPVNGVARGANVEKGVFGIIQGVNPEDDPIIWQVLHSPVEIIFSNVLVKGGKPYWNDMGVEIPDEGENHSGKWWRGKKDAEGNEIPPSHKNARFTVSLEHFPNVDMEALESPCGVEVGGMIFGGRDADTWPPVREAFSWEHGVITMGASLESETTAATLGKEGVRVFNPMAILDFMSVHLGDYLRNYLEFGRKLKKAPKIFAVNYFLRENGVWLNHKLDKAVWLKWMELRVHGDVDAIKTPIGYIPKYKDLAKLFKDVLNKEYTKEDYERQFKIRVPELLAKIDRIEGIYEKLDNVPEELFQVLEEERKRLLEAREKYGDYISPFVLGGE; encoded by the coding sequence ATGAACGCTCTTGAACGGCTTGAAAAGCTCCTTGATAAGGAACAGTTTGAAAAGATAAAGGCCATAGACAACCCGGAACTCCACGAGTTTCTGGCGGACTGGATTGAGTGGCTCGAGCCCGATAAAGTTTTCGTTTGCACTGACAGTCCCGAGGACGAGCAGTACGTCCGCTGGAAGGCCCTCTACTACGGCGAAGAAAAGATGCTGGAAACGCCAAACCATACTGTACACTTCGACAACTACTACGACCAGGCAAGGGACAAGGCAAACACTGCAATTCTTCTGCCTGGGGGTAAGAAGCTCCCATACATAAATACCAAGGACAGAGAAGAGGGCCTGAAGGAGATACGCGAGCTGATGAAAGGGATAATGAAGGGAAAGGAACTCTTTGTGTGCTTCTTCGTCCTTGGGCCTAAAAACTCGATATTCACGATCCCAGCCGTCCAGCTCACCGATTCGGCCTACGTTGCCCATTCCGAGTTCATCCTCTACAGGAAGGGCTACGAAGAGTTCAAGCGCTTGGGCAGGAGTGCGCACTTCTTCAGGTTCGTTCACAGTGCTGGTGAACTAGACGAGAGGAAGACGAGCAAGAACATTGACAAGCGTAGGATATACATTGACCTCGAAGACGAGACGGTCTATTCCGTCAACACCCAGTACGGCGGAAACACGATAGGCCTCAAGAAGCTTGCTTTCAGGCTCACAATCAAGAGGGCCGTTGAGGAGGGCTGGTTGAGCGAGCACATGTTCCTGATGCGCGTGAACGGCCCGCACGGCAGGAAGACCTACTTCACAGGTGCTTACCCGAGCATGTGCGGAAAAACGTCAACCGCCATGATACCCTGGGAGAACATCGTCGGCGACGACCTGACTTTCATCCTGCCCGTGAATGGAGTTGCTAGAGGAGCGAACGTCGAGAAGGGTGTCTTCGGCATAATCCAGGGCGTAAACCCGGAGGACGACCCGATAATCTGGCAGGTTCTCCACTCCCCAGTTGAGATAATCTTCTCCAACGTCCTCGTCAAGGGTGGAAAGCCCTACTGGAACGACATGGGAGTAGAGATCCCAGACGAAGGCGAGAACCACAGCGGGAAGTGGTGGCGCGGAAAGAAAGACGCTGAGGGCAACGAGATACCGCCGAGCCACAAGAACGCGCGCTTCACCGTTTCACTCGAACACTTTCCGAACGTCGATATGGAAGCCCTCGAGAGTCCCTGCGGCGTTGAAGTGGGCGGCATGATATTCGGCGGAAGAGATGCCGACACATGGCCTCCGGTAAGAGAAGCGTTCAGCTGGGAGCACGGAGTCATAACAATGGGTGCTTCCCTTGAGAGCGAGACCACTGCGGCAACCCTCGGAAAGGAAGGAGTTAGGGTCTTCAACCCGATGGCGATCCTCGACTTCATGAGCGTCCACCTCGGGGACTACCTCAGGAACTACCTTGAGTTCGGCAGGAAGCTCAAGAAGGCCCCGAAGATATTCGCAGTCAACTACTTCCTCCGCGAGAACGGAGTCTGGCTCAACCACAAGCTCGACAAAGCCGTTTGGCTCAAGTGGATGGAGCTCCGCGTACACGGCGACGTTGATGCGATAAAGACCCCAATCGGCTACATCCCGAAGTACAAAGACCTTGCCAAGCTGTTCAAGGACGTACTCAACAAGGAGTACACGAAAGAAGACTACGAGAGGCAGTTCAAGATAAGGGTTCCGGAGCTGCTGGCGAAGATAGACAGAATTGAGGGGATATACGAGAAGCTCGACAACGTTCCCGAGGAGCTTTTCCAAGTTCTTGAGGAGGAGAGGAAGAGGCTTCTTGAGGCCAGGGAAAAGTACGGTGACTACATAAGCCCCTTTGTCCTTGGGGGCGAGTGA
- the tmk gene encoding dTMP kinase translates to MFIVLEGIDGAGKSTQAKLLAEWFENRGYDVVLTKEPTDTPFGKLIRRLVLTGGKEGIIDGAKISHEAEALLFAADRAEHVDKLIKPSLEAGKVVISDRYFYSSLAYQWARGLDLEWLIDLNRFAVKPDIVFLLDLPVKESMNRIRSRKVKSEFDKIFELQRRVRENYLKLAEMFPEMKIINAMDDVKTVHNQIIAIIETLLGEK, encoded by the coding sequence GTGTTCATCGTACTCGAGGGAATAGACGGCGCCGGCAAGTCCACGCAGGCAAAACTCTTGGCAGAATGGTTCGAAAACAGGGGATACGATGTTGTTCTAACAAAAGAGCCAACAGATACTCCTTTTGGTAAGCTCATAAGGAGGCTCGTTCTTACGGGCGGTAAAGAAGGGATAATAGACGGGGCTAAAATAAGCCACGAGGCAGAGGCCCTTCTCTTCGCCGCCGACAGGGCCGAGCATGTTGACAAGCTGATAAAGCCTTCTCTTGAGGCTGGAAAGGTCGTCATATCCGATCGCTACTTCTATTCGTCCCTCGCATATCAGTGGGCGAGGGGTCTTGACCTTGAGTGGCTCATAGACCTCAACCGCTTTGCCGTAAAGCCTGACATAGTTTTTCTCCTTGATCTTCCAGTAAAGGAGAGCATGAACAGGATAAGGAGTCGGAAGGTAAAGAGCGAGTTCGACAAGATATTCGAGCTCCAAAGAAGGGTCAGGGAGAACTACCTAAAGCTGGCCGAGATGTTCCCTGAAATGAAGATAATCAACGCGATGGATGACGTTAAGACCGTCCACAATCAGATAATCGCGATCATTGAGACGCTCCTTGGAGAAAAGTGA
- the malP gene encoding maltodextrin phosphorylase yields the protein MVNVSNAVEDEIKKKLPYPLGDLVDLAYNYWWSWNRRATKLWEYIDPEHWREYKNPVKLLLDTPEERFKELVRDDDFMNLYELVMDQFHAYMNPNSTWFSTNYPKWDKPIVYLCMEYGISKSLPIYSGGLGILAGDHVKTASDLGLPFIAIGLLYKHGYFRQEIDKDGRQVEIFPEYKPEEMPIKPVLDREGKPLRIEVPIEDRIIYARAFEVNVGRVKLYLLDTDVPENSPDDRTICDYLYNAEMDKRIKQEILLGIGGMRLLKALEIEPGVIHLNEGHPAFANLQRVAWYMEEGLTFTEALSIVRGTTVFTTHTPVPAGHDRFPIDEVKKRLAKFLEGREELLELGREGDQLNMTLLAIRTSSYVNGVSQLHAEVSKRMWKDLWPGVPLNEIPIEGITNGVHTMTWVHNEMRKLFDRYIGRVWREHTNIEGIWYAVERIPDEELWEAHLQAKREFIELLRRKAIERNKRLGIDDPIPNIDENALIIGFARRFATYKRATLLLTDLERLKKILNNPERPVYIVFGGKAHPRDEGGKEFLRRVYEVSKMPEFRGKIFVMENYDMGSARLMVAGVDVWLNNPRRPMEASGTSGMKAGLNGVLNVSIYDGWWVEGYNGKNGWVIGEETTEPETEADDPKDAESLYTLLEEEVIPTYYENKARWIYMMKESIKSIAPRFSTHRMVKEYMDRFYSKAMSNYIWLTRENYSGAKEIAAWKDRVTSSWDNVEIMDAKVEGNRLKVRVYLDGLKPEDVEVELYYGVRAQGYEIEKPHIVELRHPEQVGENEWLYTYEGNALRHLGDPCWHYAVRVHPHHEKLPHRFLLGLVKWRGLD from the coding sequence ATGGTAAACGTTTCCAATGCTGTTGAGGATGAAATAAAGAAGAAGCTCCCGTATCCGCTCGGAGACCTCGTCGATCTGGCCTACAACTACTGGTGGAGCTGGAACAGGAGAGCCACGAAGCTCTGGGAGTACATCGACCCTGAGCACTGGAGGGAGTACAAGAACCCGGTAAAGCTACTTCTCGACACTCCGGAGGAGCGCTTTAAGGAGCTCGTCCGCGATGACGACTTCATGAACCTCTACGAGCTGGTTATGGATCAGTTCCACGCCTACATGAACCCAAACTCAACCTGGTTCTCTACGAACTACCCCAAATGGGACAAGCCCATAGTCTATCTCTGTATGGAGTACGGAATAAGCAAGAGCCTGCCAATTTATTCCGGCGGCCTTGGAATCCTCGCCGGCGACCACGTGAAGACCGCGAGCGACCTGGGGCTTCCGTTCATAGCAATAGGCCTTCTCTACAAGCACGGCTACTTCAGGCAGGAGATTGACAAAGACGGCAGGCAGGTCGAGATATTCCCCGAGTACAAGCCCGAGGAGATGCCGATAAAGCCCGTCCTCGACAGGGAAGGAAAGCCGCTTCGCATCGAGGTTCCGATTGAGGATAGGATTATCTATGCGAGGGCCTTCGAGGTAAACGTCGGCAGGGTGAAGCTCTACCTCCTCGACACTGACGTCCCCGAGAACAGCCCCGACGACAGGACGATCTGCGACTACCTCTACAACGCCGAAATGGACAAGAGGATAAAGCAGGAAATCCTCCTTGGAATCGGTGGGATGAGGCTTCTTAAGGCCCTGGAAATTGAACCGGGGGTCATCCACCTCAATGAGGGGCACCCGGCCTTTGCGAACCTCCAGAGGGTGGCCTGGTATATGGAAGAGGGCCTAACTTTCACTGAGGCCTTAAGCATCGTGAGAGGAACTACAGTCTTCACAACCCACACGCCGGTTCCGGCCGGCCACGACAGATTCCCGATTGATGAAGTGAAGAAGAGGCTCGCAAAGTTCCTTGAGGGCAGAGAAGAGCTCCTCGAACTCGGAAGGGAGGGCGACCAGCTTAACATGACTCTCCTTGCCATAAGAACCTCCAGCTACGTGAACGGCGTCAGCCAGCTCCACGCCGAGGTAAGCAAGAGGATGTGGAAAGACCTCTGGCCGGGCGTTCCGCTCAACGAGATACCCATCGAGGGAATCACGAACGGCGTCCACACCATGACCTGGGTACACAATGAAATGAGAAAGCTCTTTGACAGGTACATCGGTAGGGTCTGGAGGGAGCACACAAACATCGAGGGCATATGGTACGCTGTTGAAAGAATTCCAGACGAGGAGCTTTGGGAAGCCCATCTCCAAGCTAAGAGGGAGTTCATAGAGCTCCTTAGGAGGAAGGCCATAGAACGGAACAAGAGGCTCGGGATAGACGACCCGATACCAAACATAGACGAGAACGCCCTCATAATAGGCTTTGCGAGAAGATTTGCAACCTACAAGCGCGCTACCCTCCTCCTCACTGACCTTGAGAGGCTGAAGAAAATCTTAAACAATCCCGAGAGGCCGGTTTACATTGTCTTCGGCGGCAAGGCCCACCCGAGGGACGAGGGAGGAAAGGAGTTCCTCAGGAGGGTCTACGAGGTCTCCAAGATGCCCGAGTTCAGGGGTAAGATATTCGTTATGGAGAACTATGACATGGGCAGCGCGAGGCTGATGGTGGCTGGCGTTGATGTGTGGCTCAACAACCCACGCAGGCCAATGGAAGCCAGCGGGACGAGCGGAATGAAGGCCGGGCTGAACGGTGTCCTGAACGTCAGCATCTACGACGGCTGGTGGGTCGAGGGCTACAACGGAAAGAACGGCTGGGTCATCGGTGAGGAGACCACCGAGCCGGAGACAGAGGCGGACGATCCGAAGGACGCGGAGAGCCTCTACACTCTGCTTGAGGAGGAGGTCATCCCGACATACTACGAGAACAAGGCAAGATGGATATACATGATGAAGGAGAGCATAAAAAGCATAGCCCCGCGCTTCAGTACTCACAGGATGGTCAAGGAATACATGGACAGGTTCTACTCAAAGGCCATGAGCAACTACATCTGGCTCACGAGGGAGAACTACAGCGGTGCAAAGGAGATAGCGGCGTGGAAGGACAGGGTTACCTCTTCATGGGACAATGTGGAAATAATGGACGCCAAGGTAGAGGGCAACAGGCTTAAGGTAAGGGTCTACCTCGACGGTCTCAAGCCAGAAGACGTTGAGGTTGAACTCTACTACGGCGTCAGGGCACAGGGCTACGAGATAGAAAAGCCTCACATCGTCGAGCTGAGGCATCCTGAACAGGTGGGAGAAAACGAGTGGCTCTACACCTACGAAGGAAATGCCCTCAGGCACCTTGGAGACCCGTGCTGGCACTACGCGGTAAGGGTCCATCCACACCACGAAAAGCTTCCTCACAGGTTCCTGTTGGGCCTAGTTAAGTGGAGGGGGCTTGACTGA
- a CDS encoding phosphohexomutase domain-containing protein, translating to MELYYSEKFNPEELALLGRAVGTVAQGTVIVGRDGRAISRYGKRAMVVGIVSTGSTIMDVRLIPLIALKDFAHSKGMPLAYVYYHGGVRVEVNGLDVDEVEAILKSRSFIEAHPNDIGATVYYPNALDDFLHDLFKRYNFKIGGKALVDAMNTPAVLFFPRLSEHFGFEVELINDMMTSYIPPKPKEVFLHKLNKGDYTFGLRFRPDGIAEFYKDGEEKTFASMWSLFDYLKRIFK from the coding sequence GTGGAGCTATACTACTCTGAAAAATTCAACCCCGAAGAGCTTGCCCTTCTGGGAAGGGCCGTTGGTACCGTGGCCCAGGGGACAGTAATAGTCGGCAGGGACGGCAGGGCGATATCGAGGTATGGAAAGCGTGCCATGGTCGTTGGCATAGTCAGTACTGGCTCAACGATAATGGACGTGAGGCTCATCCCGCTTATAGCGCTAAAGGACTTTGCCCACAGCAAGGGTATGCCATTAGCTTACGTTTACTACCACGGGGGCGTTAGGGTTGAGGTAAACGGTCTGGACGTTGATGAAGTTGAGGCAATCCTGAAGAGCAGGAGCTTTATAGAGGCCCATCCGAATGATATAGGGGCTACGGTTTATTATCCAAACGCCCTTGACGACTTCCTTCACGACCTCTTCAAGCGCTACAACTTCAAGATCGGTGGAAAGGCCCTTGTGGACGCTATGAACACTCCTGCGGTGCTCTTCTTCCCGAGGCTCAGTGAGCACTTTGGCTTCGAAGTCGAGCTCATAAACGACATGATGACCAGCTACATCCCGCCGAAACCGAAGGAGGTCTTCCTCCACAAGCTGAACAAGGGCGACTACACCTTTGGACTGCGCTTCAGACCGGACGGAATAGCCGAGTTCTACAAGGACGGCGAAGAGAAGACGTTTGCAAGCATGTGGTCCCTCTTTGACTACCTCAAGAGGATCTTCAAGTGA
- a CDS encoding sodium-dependent transporter, producing MDQTQKWAVYLIFLVAGFATGIGSIGLFPQFWLHYGLTGLVVHLGFLLVFTLVAMFETERVMKSGYYFVELYRKILQRPAMILAIAVTIIGFLSYYSANVMLILLGPYVGTGTTGRLIAKIIMLALMFVIITRAKEKTFAIMSIGSLFFIVVTIFTAILFKVKIPPTAAFLATAKHMVYSWQPISLSMVRAAAERALYGVGLGFGFYIMLGSFINERFNAKTIIGTGILIQVIVSLLATMTIVYAIAPSSPERLLLYAYGGEEQAIKLMGDLPDILSEYSSLLILIALSIFFAGLTSILPTAEVGVQIISSMFNVSRTKAAMYLIATSLLLGIPDSVPSIADMMLRAVSITIFFTGIFELYPVISSKVLKILNSKLSPLEMGIVVVAITFFIIEGLYSMYSAAKQGHLYLLSPAIAIAIILFGLLADKILIKGAPA from the coding sequence ATGGACCAGACCCAAAAGTGGGCAGTATATTTGATATTCCTCGTGGCCGGATTCGCAACGGGCATAGGGAGCATCGGCCTGTTTCCACAGTTCTGGCTCCACTATGGACTAACGGGCTTGGTAGTACACCTTGGATTCCTGCTGGTGTTCACTCTAGTTGCTATGTTCGAAACAGAGAGAGTCATGAAGTCAGGTTACTACTTTGTCGAGCTTTATAGAAAGATCCTTCAGAGACCTGCAATGATTCTAGCTATCGCGGTAACGATAATAGGGTTCCTCTCATACTACTCAGCAAACGTCATGCTTATCCTCCTCGGCCCGTATGTTGGTACTGGAACTACTGGTAGGCTAATAGCGAAGATCATAATGCTGGCACTGATGTTCGTGATAATAACCAGGGCAAAGGAAAAGACCTTTGCAATCATGTCCATTGGTTCGCTGTTCTTCATCGTGGTTACGATCTTCACCGCTATTCTCTTCAAGGTCAAAATCCCCCCGACGGCAGCGTTCCTTGCAACTGCGAAGCACATGGTCTACAGCTGGCAACCCATAAGCCTTTCAATGGTTAGAGCGGCCGCCGAGAGGGCGCTCTACGGTGTTGGACTGGGCTTTGGATTCTACATAATGCTTGGCAGTTTCATAAACGAACGCTTCAACGCAAAAACAATTATCGGTACGGGTATACTGATACAGGTGATAGTGAGCCTTTTGGCCACCATGACAATCGTCTATGCAATAGCACCTAGCAGTCCCGAGAGACTTCTCCTCTACGCTTATGGAGGAGAGGAACAGGCAATCAAACTTATGGGGGACTTGCCAGACATACTCTCGGAATATTCCTCCCTACTGATCTTGATAGCACTCTCAATATTCTTCGCCGGGCTTACCAGCATACTGCCCACTGCTGAAGTTGGTGTTCAGATAATATCCTCCATGTTCAACGTCTCCAGAACAAAAGCGGCCATGTATCTCATAGCCACATCACTACTCCTGGGCATTCCCGATTCAGTCCCGTCCATAGCAGACATGATGCTCAGGGCAGTCTCAATAACGATATTCTTCACAGGAATCTTCGAGCTGTATCCAGTGATATCCAGCAAGGTGCTGAAAATATTGAACTCAAAGCTCTCACCACTTGAAATGGGAATTGTCGTAGTGGCCATTACGTTCTTCATAATCGAGGGTCTGTACTCAATGTACTCAGCAGCAAAGCAGGGACACTTATACTTACTGTCCCCAGCAATAGCCATAGCAATAATTCTGTTCGGACTCCTGGCAGACAAAATATTGATTAAGGGAGCCCCCGCATGA
- a CDS encoding glutamate--tRNA ligase: MEEIMELILKYALINAYTHKGKANPKAVIGKVLGENPELREKAREIVPLVNEVVEEVNSLSLEEQEAKLREIYPEFFEEKEEKKGEKKGLPPLPKAEKGKVVTRFAPNPDGAFHLGNARAAILSHEYARMYDGKFILRFDDTDPKVKRPEPIFYEWIKEDLEWLGFKIDEIHIASDRLEIYYDYAEKLIKMGKAYVCTCPPEKFRELRDKGIACPHRDEPVEAQLERWRKMLNGEYKEGEAVVRIKTDLNHPNPAVRDWPALRIIDNPNHPRTGNKYRVWPLYNFASAIDDHELGVTHIFRGQEHAENETRQRYVYEYFGWEYPVTVHHGRLSIEGVILSKSKTRKGIEEGKYLGWDDPRLGTIRALRRRGIRPEAIRELIIEVGLKRSDTTISWDNLAAINRRIVEPIANRYFFVADPIPMYIEGAQEFTAEIPLHPDYPERGVRRLKFEPDKPVYVSKDDMELFKPGNFVRLKDLFNVEILEVNGEGIRGRFHSFEYEVARENRWRMVHWVTEGRTCEVWVPEGEELVIRKGLLESDADVKVDDIVQFERFGFVRIDDVKPEKVVAIFAHK, encoded by the coding sequence ATGGAGGAAATAATGGAGCTTATCCTGAAGTACGCGCTCATCAACGCCTATACGCACAAGGGGAAGGCAAACCCGAAGGCGGTCATTGGTAAAGTCCTTGGAGAGAACCCGGAGCTCAGAGAGAAAGCCAGAGAAATAGTCCCTCTTGTAAACGAGGTCGTTGAAGAGGTAAACTCTCTCTCACTCGAGGAGCAGGAGGCTAAACTGAGGGAAATCTATCCCGAGTTCTTTGAGGAGAAGGAGGAGAAGAAAGGGGAGAAGAAGGGCCTTCCGCCGCTCCCGAAGGCCGAGAAAGGTAAGGTCGTTACCCGCTTTGCACCGAACCCCGACGGTGCCTTCCACCTCGGAAACGCGAGAGCCGCCATTCTGAGCCACGAATACGCCAGGATGTACGACGGCAAGTTCATTCTCCGCTTCGATGACACAGACCCAAAGGTCAAGAGGCCTGAGCCGATATTCTACGAGTGGATAAAGGAGGACCTTGAGTGGCTTGGGTTCAAGATAGACGAGATTCACATAGCCAGCGACAGGCTTGAAATCTACTACGACTACGCTGAAAAGCTCATAAAGATGGGAAAGGCCTACGTCTGCACCTGCCCGCCTGAGAAGTTCCGCGAGCTCAGGGATAAGGGAATAGCCTGCCCGCACAGGGATGAACCCGTCGAAGCCCAGCTCGAGCGCTGGAGGAAGATGCTCAACGGCGAGTACAAAGAGGGTGAGGCAGTCGTCAGGATAAAGACCGACCTCAATCACCCAAACCCTGCTGTCCGTGACTGGCCGGCCCTCAGGATAATAGACAACCCAAACCACCCAAGAACGGGCAACAAGTACCGCGTCTGGCCGCTCTACAACTTTGCCTCTGCCATTGACGATCACGAGCTTGGAGTTACCCACATCTTCCGCGGCCAGGAGCACGCCGAGAACGAGACGAGGCAGAGGTACGTCTATGAGTACTTTGGCTGGGAATATCCAGTCACAGTTCACCACGGAAGGCTCTCCATAGAGGGCGTCATCCTGAGCAAGTCCAAGACGAGGAAGGGAATCGAGGAAGGCAAGTACCTCGGCTGGGACGACCCGAGGCTCGGAACGATCAGGGCATTGAGGAGGCGCGGAATAAGGCCCGAGGCGATAAGGGAACTGATCATAGAGGTCGGTCTCAAGAGGAGCGACACCACTATAAGCTGGGATAACCTCGCGGCGATAAACAGGCGCATAGTTGAGCCCATCGCCAACAGGTACTTCTTCGTCGCCGACCCGATTCCGATGTACATTGAGGGGGCGCAGGAGTTCACGGCCGAGATACCCCTCCACCCCGACTACCCTGAGAGGGGGGTTAGGAGGCTCAAGTTTGAGCCGGATAAGCCGGTCTATGTCTCAAAGGACGACATGGAGCTGTTCAAGCCCGGAAACTTTGTGAGGCTTAAGGATCTCTTCAACGTTGAAATCCTTGAAGTGAATGGAGAAGGCATTAGGGGCAGATTTCACAGCTTTGAATATGAGGTTGCGAGGGAGAACCGCTGGAGAATGGTTCACTGGGTCACAGAAGGAAGGACGTGTGAGGTCTGGGTTCCGGAAGGTGAAGAGCTTGTCATTAGGAAGGGCCTGCTGGAGAGCGACGCAGACGTTAAGGTGGATGACATCGTCCAGTTCGAGCGCTTCGGCTTCGTTAGAATCGATGACGTCAAGCCGGAGAAAGTTGTTGCAATTTTTGCACACAAATGA